From Drosophila suzukii chromosome 2R, CBGP_Dsuzu_IsoJpt1.0, whole genome shotgun sequence, a single genomic window includes:
- the LOC108018093 gene encoding uncharacterized protein, translating into MAATDGQIILAASRFGDATPVYLRDFSKQPLPAVAKILKGQHQALGVPTLSAPSLQSTALFLSAGKKYQILAQPIKIKEGRKPTNVGAKVLIPETYGGYFELLSEDGRSTRCIDSVLELSRRRNARVLVRETFRCQQMNRTIHAGELLTTMNDNGKYLQCRNIKDEIINLPLDTKAKFSPIAREDSISGVHTVKNLLLKRMPVIVRLVHGSAPKGLKQPFVPELRLLGCVEIDRIFALPLQKDTDLVPVPLNAKIKLQRAKNMEQLEHFIEYSRFLDKAQRLLADARDRLQIVDLKLSEKEKKDSKFNSRNGGRLPVVMLPSAAGMASGLAESGYVLRKSASCDSWSKQQQALSSSEIAEEYNEIDHIYDYVRGLTPLSKGLARFEPICESPTLRSHHTDSGSGNYCSLIRAPAHQQASTSGNNNNYSSLESNKHSSSGGGHHPGHQQQHHHHHHHLVNHYHHGHIQEDIKPVPPPIETIPGKKPAEKRQRPTLPKLYIKNAHSAGSSSNGNSTGTTHSTSHSHSHSHSHAHSHSHTQSQSQSQQPPTPNGNTANAVANAAAAAVAAAHHGSHGSHPHPHPHPHASVHPHPHHGKVLTPNNHLPSKEALEPQSPLFHIRYKSLSSLQLTPDNNNCSSVTPPTISAHGKSSAAGGGSGPGATASGTPATPGTPPDVVLKCGSILNVHGYLSSPHPLPLPLPHSRSSSSNNHHNPREGTLDSSRSGGRTSGDSNKLPEKKTRRLSRPRSLSNLVWDLRPSKEKSKKKLYIHHFDQRQQATLYL; encoded by the exons ATGGCCGCCACCGATGGCCAGATCATATTGGCCGCCTCCCGATTCGGCGATGCCACGCCCGTCTATCTGCGCGACTTCTCCAAGCAGCCGCTGCCGGCGGTGGCCAAGATCCTCAAGGGCCAGCACCAGGCCCTGGGGGTGCCCACCCTGTCAGCCCCCTCCCTGCAGAGCACCGCCCTCTTCCTGAGCGCCGGCAAGAAGTACCAGATCCTGGCCCAGCCCATCAAGATCAAGGAGGGTCGCAAGCCCACCAACGTGGGCGCCAAGGTGCTCATCCCGGAGACCTACGGCGGCTACTTTGAGCTCCTCAGCGAGGACGGCCGCTCCACGCGCTGCATCGACTCCGTGCTGGAGCTCTCGCGGCGGCGCAACGCCCGCGTCCTGGTGCGGGAGACCTTCCGATGCCAGCAGATGAACCGGACGATCCACGCCGGAGAGCTGCTGACCACCATGAACGACAACGGGAAGTACCTGCAGTGTAGGAACATCAAGGACGAGATCATCAATCTGCCACTCGATACCAAAGCCAAGTTCTCGCCGATCGCCAGGGAGGACAGCATCAGCGGTGTGCACACCGTCAAGAATCTGCTGCTCAAGCGGATGCCAGTCATCGTGAG ACTTGTCCACGGCAGCGCGCCCAAGGGCCTGAAGCAGCCCTTCGTGCCCGAGCTGCGGCTCCTGGGCTGCGTGGAGATCGACAGGATCTTCGCACTGCCCCTGCAGAAGGACACGGACCTGGTGCCGGTGCCGCTGAACGCCAAGATCAAGCTGCAGCGGGCCAAGAACATGGAGCAGCTGGAGCACTTCATCGAGTACTCCCGATTCCTGGACAAGGCGCAGCGCCTGCTGGCCGACGCACGCGATCGCCTGCAGATCGTCGATCTCAAGCTGAGCGAGAAGGAGAAGAAGGACTCCAAGTTCAACAGTCGCAACGGGGGCAGGTTGCCGGTGGTGATGCTGCCGTCGGCTGCCGGAATGGCCAGCGGATTGGCGGAAAGTGGCTATGTGTTGCGCAAGAGTGCCAGTTGCGACTCTTGGTCGAAGCAGCAGCAGGCCCTCAGCAGCAGCGAGATTGCCGAGGAGTACAACGAGATCGATCACATATACGACTATGTGAGGGGCCTGACGCCCCTTTCGAAGGGCCTGGCCCGCTTCGAGCCCATCTGCGAGTCCCCCACTCTGCGGTCACACCACACGGACAGCGGCAGTGGCAACTACTGCAGCTTGATTAGGGCTCCGGCCCACCAGCAGGCCTCCACCTCcgggaacaacaacaactacagcaGCCTGGAGTCCAACAAGCACAGCAGTAGCGGTGGTGGCCACCATCCCggccaccagcagcagcaccaccaccaccaccatcaccTGGTTAATCACTACCATCACGGCCATATTCAGGAGGACATCAAGCCGGTGCCGCCGCCCATCGAAACGATTCCGGGCAAGAAGCCGGCGGAGAAGCGCCAGCGTCCCACTCTACCAAAGCTTTACATCAAGAATGCCCACAGTGCTGGGAGCAGCAGCAATGGCAACTCCACGGGCACCACCCACAGCACCAGTCACAGTCACAGCCATAGTCACAGTCACGCCCACAGTCACAGTCACACGCAGTCGCAGTCACAGTCGCAGCAGCCGCCGACTCCCAATGGGAACACGGCCAATGCGGTGGCCAATGCGgcggctgctgcggtggcCGCTGCCCATCACGGTTCCCACGGATCACATCCGCATCcccatccgcatccgcatgCCAGTGTGCATCCGCATCCTCATCACGGCAAGGTGCTGACGCCCAACAACCATCTGCCGAGCAAGGAGGCCCTGGAGCCGCAGTCGCCGCTGTTTCACATCAG GTACAAGAGTCTCAGCAGCCTGCAGCTGACGCCGGACAACAACAATTGCTCCTCCGTGACGCCGCCGACGATCTCAGCCCACGGCAAGTCATCCGCAGCTGGCGGTGGATCGGGACCGGGAGCAACTGCGTCGGGAACCCCGGCCACGCCGGGCACTCCGCCGGATGTGGTGCTCAAGTGCGGCAGCATCCTGAACGTCCACGGCTACCTGTCCAGTCCGCATCCcctgccgctgccgctgccccACAGCCGGAGctccagcagcaacaaccacCACAATCCGAGGGAGGGAACCCTGGACTCGTCCCGCAGCGGAGGCCGGACTTCGGGGGACTCGAACAAGCTGCCCGAGAAGAAGACGCGCCGCCTGTCTCGGCCCAGAAGTCTCTCCAACCTGGTCTGGGACCTGCGACCCTCGAAGGAGAAGTCGAAGAAAAAGCTCTACATCCATCACTTCGATCAGCGGCAGCAGGCGACGCTGTATCTGTAG
- the LOC108018094 gene encoding uncharacterized protein — MQYLNYALQTSTRLLTYQGPNQDLYPDQTGLASAHEEDIKHACCSRGAQLLRLRHRELAKRRALEDQINANQEEETEEDQQQDQDQEQLPENSDSEQGAVGGEHLEPQPVQ; from the coding sequence ATGCAGTATCTCAACTACGCTCTGCAGACATCCACGCGACTGCTGACGTACCAGGGCCCGAACCAGGATCTCTATCCTGACCAGACAGGACTAGCCTCCGCCCACGAGGAGGACATCAAGCACGCCTGCTGCAGTCGCGGCGCCCAGCTGCTGAGGTTGCGCCACCGAGAGCTGGCCAAGCGACGAGCTCTCGAGGATCAGATTAACGCCAACCAGGAGGAGGAGACGGAGGAGGATCAGCAGCAGGATCAGGATCAGGAGCAGCTGCCGGAGAACTCGGACAGCGAGCAGGGAGCCGTAGGCGGGGAGCATCTGGAGCCGCAACCAGTCCAATGA